A genomic segment from Daphnia carinata strain CSIRO-1 chromosome 1, CSIRO_AGI_Dcar_HiC_V3, whole genome shotgun sequence encodes:
- the LOC130691121 gene encoding uncharacterized protein LOC130691121, which yields MTNGEVCRSILKMQHIRWILLAVLIGLCVMANTSAVRDDGDQILARNGLNSSMLSRWWRSKDNRSDVNAELRHYQWQLHQRQRQQNQRVRSQEENRKLWLMWNGAQEKLDEENDDQVTNEQETSANSTSQKQTEESLVLLENLVHPEEELLDEINDRQIIQAVIASMAQWNLRKLQKMQRKTDRHRSRRDEAMVCYNELGCFRDEGPFNYLDLLPAPPEEINTRFFLYTPRNRDTPHPLWYNNASTIMTSPYNASLPTKVMIHGFGSSCQRIWAKEMRTALISVGDVNVICVDWENGANLPNYVRAAVNARLVGRQVSLLVTAINGMLGSKNGDFHLIGFSLGAHVAGFAGSELRNVSRITGLDPAGPLFENYDPRVRLDSTDADLVDVIHSNGEKIYMGGLGAWAPMGDIDFYPNGGRMQKGCTNLFVGAVSDMIWSSAEENGRSLCNHRRAYKLFTDSVVPGCHFPAFACESYEKLLEGDCFPCVDAEQCSNMGFYADKSPGRGIMYLATREEEPFCANQYRVQLQSSTTLQPVTTQGKIELILIGANNFNETFTLTKGPDYELTSGGKLVRLIVPHPTFSPPAKVHVVYTAYQGWIYSGLTKWPVDKLVLTDSYGKSVSFCQKGMYLESGKALAITLHPGECNPAPPPSPTLTNSLVNNNQTPFPSRQPLDSGPLDNEIPVLNEIRFRSLDGDTVSIGGLLPNQTAEPKSTISSITRSNATNNIYPYGNVPLALLQQQIPADIKVGGGGGNSGSNVPTSSKRPSFYQWPLVGNFFGSNGRARFKSLGGNGGSGRKYEPQGQLTPPSLQQLQQGVVVQSNKESPSNSRRPFTRRNNPQQTMSVEDQTKVEYYLLRQQQLHLQQQQIRQANRLLWGNSNRSQQLSIRGQQQALANQQYYQQWVPQRQVVPPPPPPPQWRPDALVEAEITRYSTKPVVQGELSMPLDHMQQTFAQTLLNPSNQQFIERFRNQQQQNVHQLRSSMVVPGTELTTTPTLTSTGSLIVANSVPSSSTTISSSQVTLTTMTISNTMQSHSQQTIRQPEIEQASTPSDNLVVDTALEQSENLQINNGMKANEDPGLSLATIEAATLLSVKAPPSINHRQINETTIQPVNNNLSSSAEVTSSTPQNTTATTLDLNDELIPTHQTISPSNVTLSITTVEDVLIQPVKENSNAAVLWSDYPLAPDGGSSPILLSEELYPDPEQLGQARDEYWSGRAQTSRMKQIISSPVVAIVGSTYYPHQYAAMRPSRLHLQEHQPLYIPLNPADRQSRQLQAQYYADTTSTSIQKLAPEPVLVVVSTR from the exons atgactaACGGTGAAGTCTGTCGCTCAATTCTCAAGATGCAACATATTCGCTGGATTTTGCTTGCCG TGTTGATAGGACTGTGTGTTATGGCCAACACTTCGGCAGTGCGGGACGATGGCGATCAAATTCTCGCGCGAAACGGTTTGAATTCATCGATGCTGTCCCGCTGGTGGAGGTCGAAAGACAACCGGTCGGACGTGAATGCCGAGTTACGGCATTACCAATGGCAATTGCATCAGCGGCAACGGCAGCAAAATCAACGCGTCAGatcgcaagaagaaaacaggaaACTCTGGTTAATGTGGAACGGAGCGCAGGAGAAACTCGACGAGGAGAATGACGACCAGGTAACCAACGAACAAGAAACGAGCGCAAATTCCACCAGCCAAAAACAGACGGAGGAGAGTCTCGTGCTTTTGGAGAATCTCGTTCACCCCGAAGAAGAATTGCTGGACGAAATCAACGACCGTCAAATTATCCAGGCCGTTATTGCCAGCATGGCTCAATGGAATCTGCGCAAATTGCAAAAGATGCAGCGCAAAACAGACAG ACATCGCAGTCGTCGCGACGAGGCGATGGTCTGCTACAACGAGCTGGGCTGCTTCCGCGACGAAGGTCCGTTTAACTATTTGGACCTTTTGCCGGCGCCCCCGGAAGAGATCAACACGCGCTTCTTCCTCTACACTCCACGCAACCGCGATACCCCTCATCCGTTGTGGTATAACAACGCCAGCACAATCATGACGTCACCTTACAACGCCTCGCTACCCACCAAAGTCATGATCCACGGTTTCGGCTCTTCGTGTCAGCGTATCTGGGCCAAAGAGATGAGAACGGCCCTCATCAGTGTC GGAGACGTCAACGTGATCTGCGTCGATTGGGAAAACGGTGCTAATTTGCCTAACTACGTCAGAGCAGCTGTTAACGCGCGTTTGGTCGGACGTCAAGTGTCTCTCTTGGTCACTGCCATCAATGGAATGCTCGGCTCGAAGAACGGCGATTTCCATCTCATCGGATTCAGTTTGGGCGCTCATGTGGCCGGATTTGCTGGTTCCGAACTCCGCAACGTTAGTCGCATCACTG GATTGGATCCGGCTGGCCCGCTGTTCGAAAACTATGACCCGCGAGTTCGACTCGATTCGACCGACGCGGACTTGGTCGATGTCATCCATTCCAACGGCGAGAAAATCTACATGGGAGGGTTAGGTGCCTGGGCACCGATGGGCGACATTGATTTCTACCCAAATGGTGGCAGGATGCAGAAAGGATGTACTAATCTATTCGTCGGAGCCGTCAGTGACATGATTTGGT CATCTGCCGAGGAAAACGGACGGAGTTTGTGCAACCACCGACGC GCCTACAAATTGTTCACGGACTCGGTAGTACCCGGTTGCCATTTTCCAGCCTTCGCCTGCGAGTCTTACGAAAAG ctcCTGGAAGGTGACTGCTTCCCGTGTGTTGATGCTGAACAATGTTCCAATATGGGTTTCTATGCCGATAAATCGCCCGGCCGGGGAATCATGTACCTAGCAACACGCGAAGAGGAACCCTTCTGTG CCAATCAATATCGAGTGCAGCTACAGAGCTCTACCACGCTGCAACCTGTTACCACCCAGGGTAAGATCGAACTCATTCTCATTGGAGCCAACAATTTCAACGAGACTTTCACCTTGACAAA GGGCCCTGATTACGAGTTAACCAGCGGTGGTAAACTGGTACGGCTGATTGTGCCACACCCAACCTTTTCTCCACCGGCTAAAGTTCATGTCGTATACACGGCCTATCAAGGTTGGATTTACAGTGGTTTGACTAAATGGCCCGTCGACAAACTCGTCCTGACAGATAGCTACggaaaaag CGTATCGTTCTGCCAGAAAGGAATGTACTTGGAATCCGGTAAAGCTCTTGCCATAACTCTCCACCCAGGTGAATGTAATCCAGCACCTCCACCTTCTCCAACGTTGACCAACAGCCTCGTCAATAACAATCAAACGCCATTCCCAAGCAGGCAACCACTAGATTCCGGG cCATTAGATAACGAAATACCGGTATTGAACGAAATCCGATTCCGTTCACTTGATGGCGATACGGTATCCATTGGTGGACTGTTACCAAACCAAACAGCTGAGCCCAAATCGACAATTTCATCGATTACTCGTTCCAATGCCACCAATAACATCTACCCGTACGGGAATGTTCCCTTGGCTttgttacaacaacaaattcCAGCTGATATCAAAGTGGGTGGTGGAGGAGGAAATAGCGGGAGCAACGTGCCGACTAGTAGCAAACGGCCCAGCTTTTACCAGTGGCCATTGGTGGGCAATTTCTTCGGCAGTAACGGTCGGGCTCGTTTCAAGTCTCTTGGAGGTAATGGAGGATCAGGTCGTAAATACGAGCCACAAGGGCAATTGACTCCACCATCCCTTCAGCAATTACAGCAAGGCGTCGTAGTTCAGTCGAACAAGGAAAGCCCATCAAATTCCAGGCGGCCGTTCACTCGACGGAATAATCCACAGCAAACAATGAGCGTCGAAGATCAGACGAAAGTCGAATACTACCTGCTCCGACAACAACAACTTCATTTGCAGCAACAGCAAATTCGACAGGCCAATCGGTTGTTATGGGGAAACTCCAACAGGTCACAACAGCTCTCCATTCGAGGGCAACAACAAGCTCTTGCGAACCAGCAGTACTACCAACAGTGGGTCCCACAACGTCAGGTAGTTCctcctccaccaccaccacctcaaTGGCGACCGGATGCCCTTGTCGAAGCGGAAATAACACGTTATTCAACGAAGCCTGTTGTACAAGGAGAACTGTCAATGCCACTGGATCACATGCAACAAACGTTTGCTCAGACTTTACTAAatccatccaatcagcaatttATTGAACGATTTAGgaatcaacaacagcagaacGTTCATCAACTTCGGTCAAGCATGGTTGTTCCAGGTACAGAGCTAACAACTACTCCGACTCTAACAAGTACGGGTAGTTTAATTGTAGCAAACAGTGTACCATCATCTTCTACCACCATTTCCAGCAGTCAGGTAACACTGACCACAATGACAATCAGCAACACAATGCAATCCCACAGCCAGCAAACAATCCGACAACCTGAAATTGAACAAGCTTCAACACCGAGTGATAATCTAGTAGTAGATACAGCCCTAGAGCAATCTGAGAATCTTCAGATCAACAACGGAATGAAAGCCAACGAAGATCCGGGACTGTCTCTTGCTACCATCGAAGCAGCTACGTTGCTTTCAGTCAAGGCTCCTCCTTCGATTAATCATCGTCAGATAAACGAAACGACTATTCAACCTGTTAATAATAATCTCTCGTCTTCGGCGGAAGTTACATCATCAACACCTCAGAACACGACTGCAACAACACTCGATCTCAATGACGAATTGATCCCTACGCACCAGACCATCAGTCCGAGCAATGTAACGTTATCAATAACCACTGTCGAAGATGTTCTCATTCAGCCAGTGAAAGAGAACTCGAATGCAGCAGTATTGTGGTCAGATTATCCACTAGCACCTGACGGTGGTAGCAGTCCAATATTACTGTCTGAAGAACTATATCCTGATCCGGAGCAACTAGGCCAGGCAAGAGATGAATACTGGTCTGGTAGAGCTCAGACGTCTCGGATGAAGCAGATCATTTCTTCCCCTGTTGTGGCCATTGTCGGATCTACTTATTATCCACATCAGTATGCGGCAATGCGACCGTCTAGGCTACACTTACAAGAGCACCAACCGCTCTATATTCCTCTCAACCCGGCCGATCGCCAAAGCCGCCAACTCCAAGCGCAGTATTACGCCGACACGACGAGCACAAGTATCCAGAAACTGGCACCTGAGCCCGTTCTAGTTGTCGTGTCCACTAGGTGA
- the LOC130691139 gene encoding polyadenylate-binding protein-interacting protein 1-like: MDPLSPTKCDSGTGPSPAETSDQSPHQQNPVVEPSSQQQEGGGFIGKNLITDSLSTLSISAEPFKFTSDRPAATQLSVEAKEFVPKSVIATSYTESFSPYVEAEYHEQIDVTADCERSDPLLDYAFQVLYEITYSPGHFTNLCDQLVSNLNSWPALDESVLQILVDEIISLAIREPNFRYNGARLCDAITRGLRASGNSIDFRKILLNSCRVIHAERKSLMQSDAEYLRGFALFMSELFVHMHREDGSGRFDLLAGAVRELLLTLLEHPTPGNVKCLCQILKLSGSYIEDHDRQTHERKTPEMDQLMTEIERVARTVEMQMHMKDLLLNMIELRVTDWGRAPTSPVVRESHAVSSQPSNPQMGVYYGPDGQALTAEETEFLDQGINRHEDEEEYEYAYEEDTGMDDEMAEAFEKFLMMQDALK; encoded by the exons ATGGATCCCCTTTCCCCCACAAAATGTGATTCTGGGACTGGGCCAAGTCCAGCTGAAACAAGTGATCAGTCTCCTCATCAGCAGAATCCAGTTGTAGAGCCCTCCTCCCAGCAGCAGGAAGGAGGTGGTTTCATTGGCAAGAATTTGATTACAGATTCCCTATCCACCTTATCAATCAGTGCTGAACCCTTCAAATTCACATCTGATCGTCCAGCAGCCACCCAGCTGTCTGTAGAAGCAAAAGAATTTGTTCCAAAATCAGTTATTGCTACATCTTACACTGAGAGCTTCTCACCATATGTG GAAGCAGAATATCATGAACAAATAGATGTGACGGCAGATTGTGAAAGGAGTGATCCACTATTGGATTATGCCTTCCAAGTGTTATATGAAATAACATATAGTCCTGGGCATTTTACAAATTTGTGTGATCAGCTTGTGTCCAACTTGAATAGTTGGCCAGCTTTGGATGAAAGTGTGCTGCAGATATTGGTGGATGAAATTATAAGTCTA GCTATACGTGAACCCAATTTCCGGTATAACGGCGCAAGACTGTGTGATGCCATTACTCGAGGACTCCGGGCCTCTGGCAATTCCAtcgattttcgaaaaataCTGTTAAACAG CTGTAGAGTTATCCACGCTGAGCGAAAAAGCCTAATGCAGAGCGATGCAGAGTATTTGAGGGGATTCGCATTATTTATGAGCGAGCTCTTTGTACACATGCACAGGGAAGATGGTTCTGGCAGATTCGATCTTTTGGCAGGAGCAGTACGCGAGTTGCTGTTGACACTTCTAGAACATCCAACACCTGGCAATGTTAAGTGTCTTTGTCAAATTCTGAAG TTGTCGGGCTCTTACATTGAAGACCATGATCGCCAAAcgcacgaaagaaaaaccccCGAAATGGATCAGCTGATGACGGAGATTGAAAGGGTCGCGCGCACAGTCGAGATGCAAATGCATATGAAAG ACTTACTTCTTAACATGATTGAACTCAGAGTAACGGACTGGGGACGAGCACCCACTTCCCCAGTAGTTCGGGAAAGTCATGCGGTGAGTAGTCAGCCATCTAATCCGCAAATGGGAGTATACTATGGGCCCGACGGTCAAGCTCTAACGGCTGAGGAGACGGAGTTTCTTGACCAAGGAATTAATCGccatgaagatgaagaagaatacgA GTATGCGTATGAGGAAGATACCGGGATGGATGATGAGATGGCTgaagcttttgaaaaattcctcATGATGCAGGATGCGTTGAAATAG
- the LOC130691185 gene encoding B-cell receptor-associated protein 31-like: MSFQWGLIATFLYIEIAVVFLLLLPFISAQRWNKLFKSSFLRGLGQQVHIYFYVILAFLVLCLFDAVREMRKYDVSHDGKAKEQQHQHLEQELRNSMVLFRAQRNFYITGFSLFLIFVIRRLMTLLAAQATLAATSEAAIRQAASASKAAEDLLAQKENAASDENTKEVEENLSKLKEELTEARKERTQAVKDLEAFKSQSEGVAREYDRLTDEHSKLLKKLAILEGESAPDKKDD, encoded by the exons ATGAGTTTCCAATGGGGTTTGATTGCAACCTTTCTCTATATTGAAATAGCagttgttttccttcttcttctgcccTTCATCTCTGCCCAAAG ATGGAACAAGCTTTTCAAGTCTAGTTTCCTCAGAGGTTTGGGTCAACAAGTCCACATCTACTTCTATGTCATTCTTGCATTCTTGGTCCTTTGCTTATTTG ATGCTGTTCGTGAAATGAGGAAGTATGACGTCAGTCATGATGGTAAAGCAAAGGAACAGCAGCATCAACACCTGGAACAAGAACTTCGAAATTCAATGGTGCTCTTTAGAGCCCAGAGAAATTTTTACATTACaggattttctctttttctgatATT TGTTATTCGCCGTTTGATGACGCTTCTTGCGGCTCAAGCAACTTTGGCAGCCACCAGCGAGGCCGCTATTCGTCAGGCTGCATCTGCTTCAAAGGCAGCTGAAGATTTGCTTGCCCAGAAAGAAAACGCTGCCTCCGACGAAAATACCAAAGAAGTTGAAGAAAACTTGTCCAAACTGAAGGAAGAATTGACTGAGGCCAGAAAGG AACGGACCCAGGCCGTGAAAGACCTTGAAGCCTTTAAGTCGCAAAGTGAAGGTGTTGCTCGAGAATATGATCGTCTTACCGATGAACACAGTAAACTTCTAAAGAAATTGGCCATCTTGGAAGGAGAAAGTGCGCCAGACAAGAAAGATGATTAA